The following coding sequences lie in one Asterias amurensis chromosome 18, ASM3211899v1 genomic window:
- the LOC139950885 gene encoding putative oxidoreductase YteT, with amino-acid sequence MSSVRSQNAETQVTVIVIGAGERGQLYSQYALELPERLKVVGVADPKEFSRNHLQKLHNIPEDKVFDDWSKVISYGKFADAVIITTPDKFHRDIAVAFANEGYHILLEKPMATTEQGCRDITEACLHNGVMLSVCHVLRHYPPMRKIKEMIDSGAVGEVINIQHIEQVGYWHFAHSFVRGNWCCEEKSTFSLLAKCCHDVDLLSWWMNKYRCTKGSSFGSLSHFRKEKKPNGASSRCLDCKIEQDCCYSAKKIYLDMHKRGISGWPVSVICDTPSVKSITDSLQHGPYGRCVYDSDNDVCDNQVVNLSFSGGQTATLTMIAFTESLCQRIVRVFGTKGELNLNADGQLQLYDFLRQQSVEVKVETPIVLSEVQKSLSSHAIADYLLMDNFVEAVARKDPSIISTSPEEILTSHLLVFQAEKARRESCVISLDDH; translated from the exons ATGAGTTCAGTGAGATCGCAGAATGCAGAGACACAAGTTACAGTCATTGTGATTGGAGCTGGTGAAAGAGGACAACTGTATAGTCAGTATGCATTGGAATTACCAGAACGGTTGAAG GTTGTAGGAGTTGCAGATCCTAAAGAGTTCTCTCGGAATCATCTGCAGAAACTTCACAATATTCCAGAAGATAAAGTGTTTGATG ATTGGTCTAAGGTGATTTCCTATGGAAAGTTTGCTGATGCTGTGATAATCACAACCCCTGACAAGTTCCACAGG GATATTGCAGTGGCTTTTGCAAATGAAGGCTACCATATCTTACTAGAGAAACCAATGGCT ACTACAGAGCAGGGTTGTCGTGACATTACAGAGGCTTGTCTGCATAATGGTGTCATGTTATCAGTATGTCATGTGCTACGCCATTATCCTCCAATGCGTAAGATAAAGGAAATGATTGACAGTGGAGCAGTTGGAGAGGTCATTAATATTCAGCACATTGAGCAG GTTGGGTATTGGCACTTTGCCCATTCCTTTGTTCGTGGTAATTGGTGCTGTGAGGAGAAATCCACATTTTCTCTTCTTGCTAAATGTTGTCATGATGTGGACCTTTTATCATGGTGGATGAACAAATATAG ATGTACAAAGGGGTCATCTTTTGGATCTCTAAGCCACTTCAGAAAGGAAAAGAAA CCCAATGGAGCATCTTCAAGGTGTCTTGACTGTAAGATTGAACAAGACTGCTGCTACTCTGCCAAGAAAATATACCTGGACATGCACAAAAGG GGGATTTCTGGCTGGCCAGTATCTGTTATTTGTGATACACCATCAGTCAAGTCAATTACTGACTCTCTACAGCATGGCCCATATGGACGCTGTGTATATGATAGTGATAATGATGTATGTGATAATCAG GTTGTAAATCTGAGTTTCAGTGGAGGTCAAACAGCTACACTCACAATGATTGCCTTTACAGAGAGTTTGTGCCAGAGAATCGTAAGAGTCTTTGGAACTAAG GGTGAATTAAATCTAAATGCTGATGGTCAACTGCAACTCTATGATTTCCTGAGGCAACAGTCAGTTGAGGTCAAAGTGGAGACTCCAATTGTGTTGTCTGAAGTTCAGAAAAGCTTGTCCAGTCATGCTATTGCAGATTATCTTCTAATGGATAACTTTGTTGAAGCTGTAGCG AGGAAAGACCCTTCTATCATATCTACTTCTCCAGAGGAAATACTGACCAGTCACTTGTTGGTCTTCCAGGCAGAGAAGGCAAGACGAGAATCGTgtgtgatttcattggatgacCATTGA
- the LOC139950782 gene encoding uncharacterized protein, with the protein MADSAPQLVRDNTMTVTAKEGVEFLKSQGADHLVPEDPDKPQVQRDSTIQATVKDSEAILKDANIDQDIRTRGEQQRLQDITEESKDDEPPRVPRDLTIKETTKEAQGFLGDTPIGETRSQTQQMVKTTEEEEDDEEEEEDEDDDGVEDDLVDEVGNGDEEDDDVPNLKRTHTMAETLEEGEDFLKRQKTNGDVVEKETTGDA; encoded by the exons atggccgacagtgcACCACAGCTTGTTAGGGACAACACAATGACCGTCACAGCAAAG GAGGGTGTTGAGTTCTTGAAGTCCCAAGGAGCTGACCACCTTGTTCCAGAAGACCCTGACAAGCCTCAGGTCCAGAGAGACAGTACAATTCAAGCAACAGTCAAG GACAGTGAAGCAATCCTGAAGGATGCAAATATTGATCAGGATATCAGGACAAGAGGAGAACAGCAACGTCTTCAAGATATAACTGAAGAAAGTAAAGATGATGAACCACCCAGGGTGCCACGTGACCTCACCATCAAGGAAACAACAAAG GAAGCTCAGGGTTTTCTTGGGGATACTCCAATTGGTGAAACTCGCTCCCAGACACAACAGATGGTGAAGACAACAGAGGaggaagaagatgatgaagaagaagaggaggatgaggatgatgatggAGTTGAAGATGACCTGGTAGATGAGGTCGGCAATGGagatgaagaagatgatgatGTGCCAAACTTAAAGAGAACTCATACCATGGCTGAGACACTTGAG GAAGGAGAGGACTTTTTGAAGAGACAGAAGACCAATGGAGACGTAGTGGAGAAGGAAACCACAGGTGATGCTTAA